The following are encoded together in the bacterium genome:
- a CDS encoding permease-like cell division protein FtsX codes for MSERPSLWWIDWRLSRGLLVWETIGRFLFFCLLGAALLSLLLSGGGSRFLAERYAITAVLRAEVPAAEAEGLARKVASLPGVRSAAYRDAEVAWKEFLRAYPGLDPLRGPGGNPMPGYVEIRIRSDRFTGADIDLVVSALRSVPLVERVLAGEEWLPRLLRAGRIASWGCWGIFGAFVAGFFLVGRLQERVRAIASAGDFAFLAERGVSAGRLAFFRAAGAAVSGFLLAAAGTAAGGGALYLSLRKFPFLERVIGPPSDLLLPRSVEGALLFACGAALLSAAASLLGWRAARSGRK; via the coding sequence GGCCTTCCCTCTGGTGGATCGACTGGCGCCTTTCCCGGGGCCTCCTCGTTTGGGAGACGATCGGGCGCTTCCTCTTTTTCTGCCTCCTCGGCGCCGCGCTCCTGTCTCTTTTATTATCGGGGGGGGGTAGCCGCTTCCTCGCCGAACGGTACGCCATCACAGCGGTGCTGCGCGCGGAGGTCCCTGCCGCCGAGGCGGAGGGCCTGGCGCGAAAGGTCGCTTCGCTTCCCGGGGTGCGTTCCGCGGCGTACCGGGACGCGGAGGTGGCGTGGAAGGAGTTCCTGCGGGCGTACCCGGGCCTGGATCCGTTGCGCGGCCCCGGCGGGAACCCGATGCCGGGGTACGTCGAGATCCGGATCCGATCCGACCGGTTCACCGGAGCGGACATCGACCTCGTCGTCTCCGCTCTCCGGTCCGTCCCCCTCGTCGAGCGGGTTCTGGCGGGGGAGGAGTGGCTCCCCCGGCTGCTGCGCGCGGGCCGTATCGCCTCCTGGGGGTGCTGGGGGATCTTCGGCGCCTTCGTCGCCGGGTTCTTCCTCGTCGGCCGTCTCCAGGAGCGTGTGCGCGCGATCGCCTCCGCGGGTGATTTCGCCTTTCTCGCGGAGCGGGGCGTTTCCGCGGGCCGGCTGGCCTTCTTCCGCGCCGCGGGGGCGGCGGTGTCGGGGTTCCTTCTCGCCGCGGCCGGAACGGCGGCGGGCGGCGGGGCGCTCTACCTCTCCCTGCGGAAGTTCCCGTTCCTTGAACGGGTGATCGGTCCCCCGTCCGACCTCCTCCTTCCCCGGTCGGTCGAGGGGGCCCTCCTCTTCGCCTGCGGCGCTGCCCTGCTCTCCGCCGCCGCGTCCCTCCTCGGGTGGAGGGCGGCCCGCTCCGGCCGGAAATGA